From a region of the Haloferax volcanii DS2 genome:
- a CDS encoding DUF7383 domain-containing protein, whose amino-acid sequence MHHRANYATVFIGSHLHPEGETLDLDWADDAGDETETFEFDVPTDDPREPYLGIQAFDVGEYGHEIRINGDPLSGFDIPPGDGWQYWVDTVTGASLVEGTNTIRVVRDDEGNDAFAVGTVTVHWKEPVEE is encoded by the coding sequence GTGCACCACCGCGCGAACTACGCGACCGTGTTCATCGGCTCGCACCTCCACCCCGAAGGCGAGACGCTGGACCTCGACTGGGCGGACGACGCCGGAGACGAGACGGAGACGTTCGAATTCGACGTGCCGACCGACGACCCCAGAGAGCCGTATCTCGGCATCCAGGCGTTCGACGTGGGCGAGTACGGCCACGAGATTCGAATCAACGGCGACCCGCTTTCGGGGTTCGATATCCCGCCGGGCGACGGCTGGCAGTACTGGGTCGACACCGTCACGGGCGCGAGCCTCGTCGAAGGGACGAACACCATCCGGGTCGTCCGCGACGACGAAGGGAACGACGCGTTCGCCGTCGGGACGGTGACGGTCCACTGGAAAGAGCCGGTCGAAGAGTAG
- a CDS encoding Rid family detoxifying hydrolase translates to MKRVIETDEAPAAVGAYSQATTNGSLLYTAGQIPLTPDGELLDDEDIATQTTQSLDNVMAILAEAGADATDVLKTTVFLADIDDFDEMNETYATYFDEEPPARSAVEVGNLPKGVGVEIEAVAVVDEE, encoded by the coding sequence ATGAAGCGCGTCATCGAAACCGACGAAGCGCCGGCCGCGGTCGGCGCGTACAGTCAGGCGACGACCAACGGCTCGCTGCTCTACACGGCGGGACAGATTCCGCTGACGCCGGACGGCGAACTCCTCGACGACGAGGACATCGCGACGCAGACGACGCAGTCGCTCGACAACGTGATGGCCATCCTCGCGGAGGCCGGCGCGGACGCGACCGACGTGCTGAAGACGACGGTGTTCCTCGCCGACATCGACGACTTCGACGAGATGAACGAGACGTACGCGACCTACTTCGACGAGGAGCCGCCGGCCCGCTCGGCGGTCGAGGTCGGCAACCTGCCGAAGGGCGTCGGCGTCGAAATCGAGGCCGTCGCCGTCGTCGACGAGGAGTAA
- a CDS encoding cytochrome d ubiquinol oxidase subunit II has product MTDYGAFATDPLFGLPLQELWFGLVFFILGMFLFLDGFDFGVGAIFATRDDDEERETLLAAIGPFWDGNEVWLVVFGGALFAAFPAVYANLFSRHYLLMFAILGALILRGLAPEMYEQRHDEAWQTWWGRAFVVGSVSAPFFLGVFAAHWLLGVESLLSLPGVVVGLAVVALTVVAGVGFLAMKTRGSLQRDVADYGPRAMAAYLALVVVTLGYLIAVRPDLGVLAPIPLALVVVSLAAAAGYLLALRGGRYTLAFGAVPVLVFAFVALVATLMFPLADPATGLTVADAIISVLPLNIMSVASALLLPLVFTYFGILYSTFSGPIETGESYS; this is encoded by the coding sequence ATGACTGACTACGGCGCGTTCGCCACCGACCCGCTTTTCGGCCTGCCGTTGCAGGAGCTGTGGTTCGGGCTCGTCTTCTTCATCCTCGGGATGTTCCTGTTCCTCGACGGCTTCGACTTCGGCGTCGGGGCCATCTTCGCGACCCGCGACGACGACGAGGAACGCGAGACGCTTCTGGCCGCCATCGGCCCCTTCTGGGACGGCAACGAGGTGTGGCTCGTCGTCTTCGGCGGCGCGCTGTTCGCCGCGTTCCCGGCGGTGTACGCGAACCTCTTCAGCCGCCACTACCTGCTCATGTTCGCCATCCTCGGGGCGCTCATCCTCCGCGGACTCGCCCCCGAGATGTACGAACAGCGCCACGACGAGGCGTGGCAGACGTGGTGGGGCCGGGCGTTCGTCGTCGGCAGCGTGAGCGCGCCCTTCTTCCTCGGCGTGTTCGCCGCCCACTGGCTCCTCGGCGTCGAGTCGCTCCTGTCGCTGCCCGGCGTCGTCGTCGGCCTCGCCGTCGTCGCGCTCACCGTCGTCGCCGGCGTCGGCTTCCTCGCCATGAAGACCCGCGGGAGCCTCCAGCGCGACGTGGCCGACTACGGCCCGCGGGCGATGGCCGCCTACCTCGCGCTCGTCGTCGTCACGCTCGGCTACCTCATCGCCGTCCGCCCCGACCTCGGCGTTCTCGCGCCGATTCCGCTGGCGCTCGTCGTCGTCAGCCTCGCCGCCGCCGCGGGCTACCTGCTCGCGCTCCGCGGGGGGCGCTACACGCTCGCGTTCGGGGCCGTGCCGGTGCTCGTGTTCGCGTTCGTCGCGCTCGTGGCGACGCTCATGTTCCCCTTGGCCGACCCCGCGACCGGGCTGACCGTCGCGGACGCCATCATCTCCGTGCTCCCGCTGAACATCATGAGCGTCGCGTCGGCGCTGCTCCTGCCGCTCGTGTTTACCTACTTCGGCATCCTCTACTCGACGTTCAGCGGGCCCATCGAGACCGGAGAATCGTACTCCTGA